The Deinococcus carri genome contains a region encoding:
- the rsmI gene encoding 16S rRNA (cytidine(1402)-2'-O)-methyltransferase, which translates to MTGQPSSPHVWLVPTPVGNLGDITLRAVEVLRGADAVACEDTRRTGALLAHLGIGRPLVRLDAHTMHRAPQVLEEYPRLAYVSDAGTPGISDPGAELVRAAVAAEIPVEVLPGATAFVPALVLSGLPNARFTFEGFLPRSGRERKERLAAIAARPETTVLYESPHRLGATLSDLSGACGETRPASVTRELSKKFEETARGTLSDLAARFAEGVRGEIVVVVSGRPVGEAVPGEEAPDHAALARAWAEEGRGAREIRELLMAQGLRKNDAYALALQVTQDA; encoded by the coding sequence ATGACCGGCCAGCCTTCTTCCCCCCACGTCTGGCTGGTGCCGACCCCGGTGGGCAACCTGGGGGACATCACCTTGCGGGCGGTGGAGGTGCTGCGTGGGGCGGACGCCGTGGCCTGCGAGGACACCCGGCGGACGGGTGCGCTGCTGGCGCATCTGGGCATCGGCAGACCCCTGGTGCGGCTGGACGCCCACACCATGCACCGCGCGCCGCAGGTGCTGGAGGAATATCCCCGCCTCGCCTACGTCAGCGACGCGGGCACGCCCGGCATCAGCGACCCCGGCGCGGAGCTGGTGCGGGCGGCGGTGGCCGCCGAGATTCCCGTGGAGGTGCTGCCGGGCGCGACGGCCTTTGTTCCGGCCCTGGTGCTGTCGGGCCTGCCGAATGCCCGCTTCACCTTCGAGGGCTTCCTGCCTCGGTCGGGCCGCGAGCGCAAGGAACGCCTCGCCGCTATCGCCGCCCGCCCCGAGACCACCGTGCTGTACGAGAGTCCGCACCGCCTGGGGGCCACGCTGTCCGACCTCTCGGGGGCCTGCGGCGAGACGCGCCCGGCCAGCGTCACCCGCGAACTCTCTAAGAAGTTTGAGGAAACGGCGCGCGGCACCCTGTCCGACCTCGCCGCCCGGTTCGCGGAAGGTGTGCGCGGCGAGATCGTGGTGGTCGTCTCGGGCCGCCCGGTGGGGGAGGCTGTTCCCGGCGAGGAGGCGCCCGACCACGCCGCCCTTGCGCGGGCCTGGGCAGAGGAGGGCCGGGGCGCGCGGGAAATCCGGGAATTGCTGATGGCGCAGGGTTTGCGTAAGAATGACGCTTATGCGCTGGCCCTCCAGGTCACGCAGGACGCCTGA
- the pfkA gene encoding 6-phosphofructokinase has product MTDLPHLTDHPNPAGIQRLAVLTSGGDAPGMNAAIRAVVRTATHAGLEVVGVRRGFSGLHRGDMRLIGPRDVANTIQRGGTLLLTARSHTWRTLEGRARGAQHLRDWGVDGLIVIGGDGSFHGAHFLQAEHGIPVIGIPGTIDNDLYGTDHTIGYFTAVETALDAVDKLRDTGASHERIFVIEVMGRHAGHIALEVAVAGGAEEVFIPEDPKPVDDVVQIVQGSVAKGKASSIIIVAEGYPGGALGVSQAIEAGTGLETRVSILGHIQRGGSPVSSDRVLASRLGEAAVYALMDGRSDVMVGRVNGEVGYTPLHETWEKRKDVSRDLYRCAKTLSV; this is encoded by the coding sequence GTGACCGACCTGCCCCACCTGACCGACCACCCCAACCCCGCCGGCATTCAGCGCCTGGCCGTCCTGACCAGCGGTGGCGACGCGCCCGGCATGAACGCGGCCATTCGCGCCGTCGTCCGCACCGCCACGCACGCCGGGCTGGAGGTGGTGGGCGTGCGCCGGGGCTTTTCCGGCCTGCACCGGGGCGACATGCGCCTGATCGGCCCCCGCGATGTGGCGAACACCATCCAGCGCGGCGGCACCCTCCTGCTGACCGCCCGCTCTCATACCTGGCGCACCCTCGAGGGCCGCGCCCGCGGCGCACAGCACCTGCGCGACTGGGGGGTGGACGGCCTGATCGTGATCGGCGGGGACGGCAGCTTTCACGGCGCACACTTCCTTCAGGCCGAACACGGCATCCCCGTCATCGGGATTCCCGGCACCATCGACAACGACCTGTACGGCACCGACCACACCATCGGCTATTTCACCGCCGTGGAGACGGCCCTGGACGCGGTGGACAAGCTGCGCGACACCGGGGCTTCTCACGAGCGCATCTTCGTGATCGAGGTGATGGGCCGCCACGCCGGGCACATCGCGCTGGAGGTCGCCGTGGCGGGCGGGGCCGAGGAGGTCTTTATCCCGGAAGACCCCAAGCCGGTGGACGACGTGGTGCAGATCGTGCAGGGCAGCGTGGCGAAGGGCAAGGCCAGTTCCATCATCATCGTCGCGGAGGGGTATCCGGGCGGGGCACTGGGGGTCAGTCAGGCCATCGAGGCGGGCACCGGCCTGGAAACCCGCGTCAGCATCCTGGGCCACATCCAGCGCGGCGGCTCGCCCGTCAGCAGCGACCGCGTGCTGGCGAGCCGGCTGGGCGAGGCCGCCGTCTACGCCCTGATGGACGGGCGCAGTGACGTGATGGTCGGGCGCGTGAACGGCGAGGTCGGCTACACGCCCCTCCATGAGACTTGGGAGAAACGCAAGGACGTGAGCCGCGACCTGTACCGCTGTGCCAAGACGCTGAGTGTGTAG